A window of Candidatus Tumulicola sp. genomic DNA:
GTGTTTCGCCAACGCGTGACGCTCGTAAGCTCGCCGCTTCCGCCGTTATCGATGCCGCGCCCCGGCGAGGCGCTCGGGACGATCAAGATGCGGGCCCCTTTGATCGCGGCGAGCGTCGGAACCACGGCATGCCACGCATCCTCGCAAACGACGATCGCCGCCGGTCCGGCAACGCTGTCGAACACGCCGACGTCGCGACCGCGCGAAAGAAATCGCTCTTCGTCGAACACACCGTACGTTGGTAAAAACAATTTACGATGCACGTGCACGATGTGCGGCCGGCCGCTTTCGATGCGAACGTAGATCGCGCTATTGTAAAACGTTCCGCCGGCGTTTTCAAAAAAGCCGGCCACGAGGTCGACTCCAGCGTCGCCGCACGCCGCGCCCCACGCCGCCGCCAAATCGTTGGCGAACGCGTCCGACGTCCGCGCGAGATCGTACACCGCTCCTTCGAGGAAGTAGCCGGTGAATGCGGCTTCGGGGAACACGATCAGCTCGGGTCGATCGGGAGCGAGTTCGGAAAAAGCCTCGCCTGCGGTAGCGAGATTTTCGGCGTACCGGCCCTTGGCCGGTTTCATCTGTACGAGGGCGGCGCGCACGCGCTCGCTAGCCGGCACCGGTAACGCTCGTTGCTATCTCGATCTGCTCGTCGCCGGGGCGCCGCAAACCCACTTGCGACGCGCAAATTTCCGCCGGATACGTCCAAATCTCGGCCAACGTCGGATGCAGGTGCGGAATGCGCATAAATTGCGTGACGGTCGCCCCGAACTCCATCGCGACGATCGTTTCGTGAATCAACTCGGACCCTTGCGGCCCGATGACCGCCGCGCCGAGCATCCGGCAATCCGTCGGGTCGGCCATCATCTTTACGAAGCCCTTGGTCTTTCCCAAACACTGCGCTTTGCCGTGCTCCGCGAAGTCGTAGCGGCCGACGACGTACGTTATCTTCTTAGCGCGTAGTTCTTTCTCGGTAGCGCCTGCGACGGCAACCTGTGGATCGGTAAACACGGTGTGCGCGGAAACCAATCGATAATCGGCGCGTTCGTCGTTTCCGGTGCACGCGTGCCTGGATGCCACTTCACCCTGATAAATCGCTACGTGCACCAGCATGTAGCGCCCGGTGACATCTCCCACCGCGTAGATGTTCGGATTGCTGGTGCGAAGGTGCTCGTCGACCTCGATGCCGCTCTTGGGATCGAATCGCACGCCCGCTCGATCGAGTTGCAGACCCTCGACCATCGGCCTTCGTCCCAGCGCGTAAAAGATTTGCTCGGCAGCCACTTCTCGCTCTTCGCCGTCGACCGAAAACGCAATCACTTTCTTGCCGTCGCGCACGAACGCACGCGACAACGACGCGTGCTCGAACACGCGAATGCCTTCTTCGCGAAAATATCCAGTCAGCGCTTCGCCGATATCGTCGTCCGTCTCGGTCAGCAAGTGGCCGCTGCGGATGATCATCGTCGTTTCGGCGCCCATCCGGCTCAAGAACTGTCCGAGCTCGCAGGCGGTATAACCGCCGCCGAGCACGATCGCCGAGCGTGGAATCTCTTCTAAATCGAGTACGCCATCGCTGTCGACATAACCGGTTTCCGCAAGGCCCGGCAACTCCGAAGGCGTGATCGCGCTGCCGGTTGCGATGACGAACTTGCGCGCTCGAAGCACGTCCTCGCCAACGGCCAACTCGGTTTCGGAGAGAAACGTCGCAGCGCCGGAGTAGAGCGGAAACTCCTCAATGCCGCCGATGCGATAGTCGGCGAATTCTTTGACGAGCGCACGCTTGCGGCGAGCGACGAACGGCATATCGGCGATTGGCCGGTCGACCTCGATACCGAGCTGCGATGCGTGACGCACGTCGTCGATGGCGTCGCTCGTCGCGATCAAGGCTTTACTCGGCATGCACCCACGTAGAATACACAAGCCCCCGAGCGGCCCGGGATCGACCAAGGCAACGTTGCAGTGAAAATCTTTGGCCGTGCGAGCGGCGGCATATCCGCCCGAGCCGGCGCCGATCACGACCATGTCGTGCGTGCGTTGCATTACCGGAGCCGGATTAGCGGCCGGATCGGGCGCCGAGCCGGTGAATCGATTCGATAAACCGGACGGTTCCGGCCGAGTGCACGTGAATCGAGTGCGTGCGCGCTTGGTTTCCGTAGAAACGCACGCCGCGCACCAAATCGCCGTCGGTGATTCCGGTCGCGCAAAACACGACGTCGTCGCTCATAACCAGATCGTCGAGTTCCAACACGCGATCGAGCGAACCGAACCCCATTGCGATTGCGCGCTCGGCCTCTTCGGCATTCCGCGGTTCTAAGCGGCCCATAAAGTTACCGCCCAAGCATTTTATGGCGGCCGCCGCCAGCACGCCTTCGGGTGCGCCGCCGGTTCCCATCGCGACGTGAATGCCGGTCGTTTCGATCGCCGTCGCGATGCACGCATCGACATCGCCATCGGAAATCAACCGAATCCGAGCGCCGACCTCGCGTACTTCGCGAATGAGATCGGCGTGACGAGGCCGATCGAGAATCACGACGCACACGTCGTTGATCGGTTTTTCGAGCGCGTTGGCGACGGCTTCCAGATTTTCGCGAACGGGAGCATCGATATGCACGTACGGCGCGGCTTTCGCACCGACCGCGAGTTTCTTCATGTACGAATCCGGCGCGTGCAGCAGGCCTCCGCGTTCTGCAATCGCCATCACGGCGATCGAGTTGGGCAGCCCGTTGGCAACCAGGTTCGTGCCTTCGACCGGGTCGACTGCGATGTCGACCTCCACCCCGCCGAGACCGACTTCTTCGCCGATATAGAGCATCGGCGCTTCGTCGCGTTCGCCTTCTCCGATCACGATGCGTCCGGCGATTTCCATCTCACCGAGCGTCTCGCGCATCTTTTCGACGGCGGCGCCGTCGGCAGCATCGCGCTCGCCCCGGCCCATCCAGCGCGATGCTGCCAGCGCCGCACTTTCGGTCACTTTAACGAAGTCCAAGGAATGAACCGGGTGGTTCAAATCCGCTCGTGCGGAAGCTCGCGCCATATTCATGGGCTACAAGGGAAGCGGCGCATATCCTCTTAAACTTCGGGGACCGTGTCTGCTAGTATGCAACCCGCGCCGTCGCTGCAAGCGTTCGCGACGCGTTTCGGCGAGTCGATCGTGCCGCAATGGCTATGGGCGTCGTTCGTCGGTGCGTCGGGTGCGACGTTAGGCTTCTTCGCGTGGTATGCCCTGGCCGTTCCCTCGCGCGCGGCCGTGGCGGAACTCACGCTTCTGGCCGGCCTGGTGGCCGGTGCGGCTCTCGCGATCGTGGTCTGGAGCGAGTATTGTCGCTTTTTCGCACGCCGAACGGGATTGTCGCTCGGGCGTTCTTTGCAATACGACGCGGCGACCTGGCTGCCGTTCTTACTCTTATGGCTAACGTTCGTGCTTCCGCCGCAAGTGACGCACGGGGCGCGACTGCTGCTGCTTGCAACGGCGTTGTTCTGCGTCGCCAAACTATTGATTGCGGCCCGGTTCAACCAAACCGTCCGGGAAGTGCTACTCGATTTCGTGGCGACGCGTGCCGCAATCATCGTCATCGCCGAACTTGCGGCGGTCATCATCGGACAGCGCCCGGGAACGCACATCGAAGAGTCGCAGCACGTCCTGCTGTCGGTGTGGGGACGTTGGGATGCCGTTCACTACATCGATATTGCGACTCGCGGCTATCTCGGCACCGATATGGCGTTCTTCCCCCTCTATCCGCTCCTCATCAAGCTGGTCGGCGCCTTTGCCGGAAACCACCTCGTTGCGGGATTGCTTATCTCGAATGCGTCGTTTTTCTTCGGCCTGCTGTTTTTGTATCGTTTGCTCGAACGCGAATACGACCGGGCGGTTGCGCGGCGCGCGATCTTTTATGTGTCGATCTTTCCTACCGCCGTCTTCTTCTCGGCCGTCTACACCGAGTCGCTCTTTTTCATGCTGACCGTCGCGTCGTTTTACTACATGCGCGCCGGCCGCTGGTGGATCGCGGGAGCGATCGGATTTTTTGCGGCGCTCAGCCGGGTCGAGGGCGTGCTCCTGATCGTTCCGTTTATTATGGAATGGTTCGCGGCGATGCGCGCGCGGACGGCGTCACCGTTCGGCGTGCTGGCAGCCGGGCTGATTCCCCTCGGTCTCGTGACCTACATGGCGTATCTGTGGGTGCTGCGTGCGGATCCGTTGTATTTCTCGCACGTGCAGATTCACTGGAATCGACATCTGGCGTTTCCATGGGTAAGCGTCATCAATGCATTCGAGAAGATCGCGCATGCCACGACCGCCCTTCTCATCGCCAATCAATCGCTGGAAATCGCCTTCACGTTGCTGATGCTGGGAGTACTGGCGTTCGGCTGGAAGAGCCTGCGGCCGTCGTACATCGCGTACATGGCGCTGTCGATCCTCGTGCCGATGTCGACGTCGAGCCTGATGTCGATGCCGCGTTTCGCTCTGGTGCTCTTTCCGATGTTCGTCATCTTCGCTCGCTGGGGCGAGCGCCGCTGGGTCAACAACTTGATCTCGGCTTTTTCACTACCGTTGTTAGGACTGTATACGGTGTTGTTCGCCAATTGGTATTGGGTTGCGTAGCGCGGTGGCCCCGGTGACCTCGCGCCGGGGTGTCCGGCAGTTCATCAAGTTCGGGCTGGTCGGGTCGACCGGTTTCACGATGAACCTGATCGTGTTCACGTTGCTGCAGAAGGTCGTACCGGGACACGCGCGCCCGTTCGAATACAACATCATTTACACGGTGGCATTTCTGGCGGGCGGCGTTTCGAATTACTATCTCAACCGCATTTGGACGTTTCGCTCGACGCGAAACATCGTGCGGGAGGGCGCACAGTTCTTATCGGTATCGACCGTCGCGTTGGCGGTCGGCCTTCTCGTGTCGGCGGCGGTCAGCCCGTGGTTCGGCCACGGTCATAAAACGTGGTTCGTCGCCAACGTCTCGGGCATTTTCATCAACTTCTTTCTGAATAAATATTGGACGTTCAAACACGTGAACTAAGCCGGCCGCCGGCCTCGACGCCGCTGGCCCTGGCGCGCTGGTGGCCGGCGGTGCTCGCGGCGATCGTACTCGCCGGGCTGTGCTTACGTCTAAGCGGGATCGGCCATCCCATCTTGGACCATCCGGGATGGCGGCAAGGCGACACCGCGGCGATCGCGCGCAATTTTGCGCAGCTCCGGTTCAACGTCTTCTATCCGCAAACCACATATAACGGCCCACCACCCAACTACGTCGAGTTGGAACTGCAGATCGTTCCGTTTCTCAGCGCCGTCGTCTATCGAATCGCCGGTGTGCACGTATGGATCGGTCGCGCGTTCACGATACTGTTCAGTCTCGGAACGATCGTGACGCTGGCATACTTCGGCCGCCGGATCTTCGGGAGCGCGACGGCTGGGTTGTGTGCGGCCGCGTTCTACGCCGTTTTTCCGGGCAGCGTATATTACGGGCGAACGTTTATGCCCGACACCGCCATGGTCTTTTTTCTCACCGCTGCGCTGTACGCATGCGACCGCGCCTTGATGGACGTGCGGCCGTTTCGCTGGCCGCAGGTTGCGCTGCCCGCTACGCTGCTCGCGCTGGCCTACCTGGCGAAGCCGGTAGCGGTGGTCGCGATCGTCCCAGTCTGCGCGCTGTTAGTCCTTCGGTATCGCGCCGGGCGGCCAACCAATGCCGGCGCGGTTGCAGCGCTACTGATCGCGCCGGCGATCCTACTCGGATGGTACGACCATATCGTTTCGTCGCATGCAGAATGGCACTGGGCCAGCGGCATTACAACGCTCCACGTGCTTCCGGCGCTGCGGCAGGCGCTTACCAGCCCGGGCGCGTTGTTGGCCAAGTTGGCAGCATTCGGCAACGCGATCGGCCTCGTCCGTACGACCATGCTCGGGACCGCCGGCTTCGTGCTGGCGATCGCCGGCTTCGCCGTACTGGCGTGGTCGCGAACGAAGAACTCCATGTTGTTGTGGTCGTGGCTTGTCGCCGAGCTCGCCTACGTTTTCGTGGTCATGACCGTCGAGCACGTCGATTATTACGCCTATTCGCTGCTGCCGCTTTGCGCGCTGGCAATCGGCGGCGCTGCCGCACGCTACGTATCGATGCTGCGTCGTGCCGACGTTGCACCGGCCGGGCGGTGGGCATTAGGTGCGCTGTTGCTGCTGGCCGTTGCGGGCGTCACTATTCAAGGACGTGCGGCAGTTGCTCCGTATTACAAATACAACGTGCGCGCGTATACCGATGCGGTCGCGCTCGATCGGTGGTTACCGCCAAGTGCGGTTATCGTGCTCGGACATTACGGGCCGGACGTACAGTATTACATCGACCGCTTCGGCTGGGAAGAAGATCCGCTGCTGTGGACGCCGTTCGACGAACAGAGCGCCATCCGCAAGGGGGCGCGATACTTCATTTCGGTCGAGGATAATCGCCTGCGCCGCAACGTCGAATTGTGCGCGTGGCTCCAGCGCTTTCCGATGGCCGGCGCAAACACGGACTGGCCGGTCTACATCACCGATCCGCAACGGATACTTCCCGGTGCGGACCGTTTCTGGCGAGGGTTTCGCGTCGCCGAACGGCGGGGGCAGGGCCGCGCGTTCTTAGATGCGGCGAACGTTTGTCGCGTTGCGCCTCCCGGACTCGCTCAAACTCCCTAGGGCCCGATCGCGTCGAAGGTTTTTATGGCGCTGTGAAAAGCCTCCGGTGGAACCGAAATGTTTCCTCGATAGGGATAGTTCAGCGCGACCGTGAGAAACATTACCATTGCGATTAATAATCCTAAGGAACCAGTCATCAACTGCTGCATCAAGCTGTGACGGAATCCGAACAAAAACGTAAAACCCACGGTTATAACCGCTCCAGACACCAGCACGATCCACAGCAAAGGGTCGATTCCGGTAGAGTCTTCGGAGAGTCGCGTATCGCGGTCGGTTTGCGCGGAGTTGACGGACTCCAACATTTCGGCGTGCACGTCTTGCCGCCCCGGACCGTCGACGGGCAGTGCGCGGACGATCAAATCGACGCGTTCCAGCAACGCATCGGCTTTGGCCGATTGACCGCCATGCCGCATCAACGGC
This region includes:
- a CDS encoding nitrilase-related carbon-nitrogen hydrolase, with translation MPASERVRAALVQMKPAKGRYAENLATAGEAFSELAPDRPELIVFPEAAFTGYFLEGAVYDLARTSDAFANDLAAAWGAACGDAGVDLVAGFFENAGGTFYNSAIYVRIESGRPHIVHVHRKLFLPTYGVFDEERFLSRGRDVGVFDSVAGPAAIVVCEDAWHAVVPTLAAIKGARILIVPSASPGRGIDNGGSGELTSVTRWRNTLADTAAEHGIFVLYAGLAGFEGGKGMTGNSCVIDPWGTVLVQAPALGACIVRADLDLREVVLARANLPLLGDLRAVLPDLLLDDAWPVSRNRNDGDVSAD
- a CDS encoding dihydrolipoyl dehydrogenase, with product MQRTHDMVVIGAGSGGYAAARTAKDFHCNVALVDPGPLGGLCILRGCMPSKALIATSDAIDDVRHASQLGIEVDRPIADMPFVARRKRALVKEFADYRIGGIEEFPLYSGAATFLSETELAVGEDVLRARKFVIATGSAITPSELPGLAETGYVDSDGVLDLEEIPRSAIVLGGGYTACELGQFLSRMGAETTMIIRSGHLLTETDDDIGEALTGYFREEGIRVFEHASLSRAFVRDGKKVIAFSVDGEEREVAAEQIFYALGRRPMVEGLQLDRAGVRFDPKSGIEVDEHLRTSNPNIYAVGDVTGRYMLVHVAIYQGEVASRHACTGNDERADYRLVSAHTVFTDPQVAVAGATEKELRAKKITYVVGRYDFAEHGKAQCLGKTKGFVKMMADPTDCRMLGAAVIGPQGSELIHETIVAMEFGATVTQFMRIPHLHPTLAEIWTYPAEICASQVGLRRPGDEQIEIATSVTGAG
- the glpX gene encoding class II fructose-bisphosphatase, which produces MNMARASARADLNHPVHSLDFVKVTESAALAASRWMGRGERDAADGAAVEKMRETLGEMEIAGRIVIGEGERDEAPMLYIGEEVGLGGVEVDIAVDPVEGTNLVANGLPNSIAVMAIAERGGLLHAPDSYMKKLAVGAKAAPYVHIDAPVRENLEAVANALEKPINDVCVVILDRPRHADLIREVREVGARIRLISDGDVDACIATAIETTGIHVAMGTGGAPEGVLAAAAIKCLGGNFMGRLEPRNAEEAERAIAMGFGSLDRVLELDDLVMSDDVVFCATGITDGDLVRGVRFYGNQARTHSIHVHSAGTVRFIESIHRLGARSGR
- a CDS encoding mannosyltransferase family protein; the encoded protein is MQPAPSLQAFATRFGESIVPQWLWASFVGASGATLGFFAWYALAVPSRAAVAELTLLAGLVAGAALAIVVWSEYCRFFARRTGLSLGRSLQYDAATWLPFLLLWLTFVLPPQVTHGARLLLLATALFCVAKLLIAARFNQTVREVLLDFVATRAAIIVIAELAAVIIGQRPGTHIEESQHVLLSVWGRWDAVHYIDIATRGYLGTDMAFFPLYPLLIKLVGAFAGNHLVAGLLISNASFFFGLLFLYRLLEREYDRAVARRAIFYVSIFPTAVFFSAVYTESLFFMLTVASFYYMRAGRWWIAGAIGFFAALSRVEGVLLIVPFIMEWFAAMRARTASPFGVLAAGLIPLGLVTYMAYLWVLRADPLYFSHVQIHWNRHLAFPWVSVINAFEKIAHATTALLIANQSLEIAFTLLMLGVLAFGWKSLRPSYIAYMALSILVPMSTSSLMSMPRFALVLFPMFVIFARWGERRWVNNLISAFSLPLLGLYTVLFANWYWVA
- a CDS encoding GtrA family protein, producing the protein MTSRRGVRQFIKFGLVGSTGFTMNLIVFTLLQKVVPGHARPFEYNIIYTVAFLAGGVSNYYLNRIWTFRSTRNIVREGAQFLSVSTVALAVGLLVSAAVSPWFGHGHKTWFVANVSGIFINFFLNKYWTFKHVN
- a CDS encoding glycosyltransferase family 39 protein, with amino-acid sequence MDVQTRELSRPPASTPLALARWWPAVLAAIVLAGLCLRLSGIGHPILDHPGWRQGDTAAIARNFAQLRFNVFYPQTTYNGPPPNYVELELQIVPFLSAVVYRIAGVHVWIGRAFTILFSLGTIVTLAYFGRRIFGSATAGLCAAAFYAVFPGSVYYGRTFMPDTAMVFFLTAALYACDRALMDVRPFRWPQVALPATLLALAYLAKPVAVVAIVPVCALLVLRYRAGRPTNAGAVAALLIAPAILLGWYDHIVSSHAEWHWASGITTLHVLPALRQALTSPGALLAKLAAFGNAIGLVRTTMLGTAGFVLAIAGFAVLAWSRTKNSMLLWSWLVAELAYVFVVMTVEHVDYYAYSLLPLCALAIGGAAARYVSMLRRADVAPAGRWALGALLLLAVAGVTIQGRAAVAPYYKYNVRAYTDAVALDRWLPPSAVIVLGHYGPDVQYYIDRFGWEEDPLLWTPFDEQSAIRKGARYFISVEDNRLRRNVELCAWLQRFPMAGANTDWPVYITDPQRILPGADRFWRGFRVAERRGQGRAFLDAANVCRVAPPGLAQTP